The sequence below is a genomic window from Flagellimonas marinaquae.
TCTTTATAACCATCAATGGCACTCAAAAATACATTTGCCAAATCCTCGTCCTTTGCAGTTTGATTGTATAGTGCCCCATGGGCTTTAATATGATGTAAAGAAACGTTCTGCTGTTTTAAAACCTCATCAAAGTCCGCCAATTGTTTTTTAATACTTTTTGATAACTCATGGTTTGAAATATGCATCACTTTCCTTCCAAAATTTATTCTGTCCGGGTAAGATGGATGTGAACCTACCTTAACATGATGCCGTTTGGCCAAAGCAACCACATGCCCCATGGTTTCACTGTCCCCAGCATGTCCGCCGCAGGCAATATTGCAGGAACTTATAAAAGGAAGAATGTCCGCCTCATTGCCTACTCCTTCACCTACATCACAATTGATATCTATGGTAAACTGATCCATTTACAACAAACCTATGACTTTTAAAATACTTTTTGCACCGAGAAAAATGGCAAAAGCGACGATTGCGATACCAAACACATTTTGAATCACAGAATTTTGGTGTTCTCCCATCACCGATTTTTTGTTCACAATCCATAAAAGCAACAAGGCCATTACGGGCAATAAAATACCGTTGGCAATCTGTGCAAACTGAATAACTTCGATGGGTTTTATATCAAACGAAAGGAAGACTATTCCGCACAGCACAATACTTCCCCATACCATTTTAAACTTTTTGTTCTGCATTCCACCTTCCCAACCAAAACAACTACTGGCCACATAGGCTGCGGCCAAAGGTGCCGTTATGGCGGATGTTATACCAGCGGCCAAGAGCCCAGCTGCCATAAACAAAAATGCCATTTTACCAAACAAGGGCTCCAGTGCCAATGCCATGTCCAAGGCATTGTTTATATCGGAAATGGGTGCCGCAGAGGCGGTTATCAAAATGGCTATGGAAACCAACCCTCCCAATCCAATGGACACTATGGTATCCCAATTCACAGCTTTTAAATCGGATTTGTTTTTCCATTTCTCCTTTACCAAAGATGCGTGCAAGAATAGGTTGTAGGGAACCACCGTTGTGCCTACCAAAGCTATCACGGTCAATAGCCCATCTTCCGGTAATCTGGGCACGAACATGCCTTTTAATATTCCATAAATCGATGGTTTTGTTATAATGGCGCAAACCACAAAGCTCACACCCATGATCCCCACCAGGCCCACAAATATTTTTTCCAATGTTTTATAACCGCTAAACCACAATAGCAAAAAAATGATGCCCCCAATAAATGCGGGTAAAAATGGTTTTAATTGTGGCTGGGGCAATAGCTGCTCCAACCCAAGGGTAGCACCTCCAATATTTCCTGCTTCGTAGGCCGCATTTCCAATTAAAATGGCCCCCAAGACAATAATTATTACCATATTCTTGACCCACTGTGTTTTTAATTCAGACCTAACCACATCCACCAGTCCGTTCTGGGTAACAAGCCCTATTCTACCGGCCATTCCCTGTAAAACAATGGTTGCAATAATGGAGACCACCAAAGTCCAGATTAGGGCATAGCCAAAACGGGCTCCCGCCAAAGTACACATGGTAATGGTCCCAGGTCCGACAAAGGCGGCCGCGACCAAAACACCTGGCCCAATTTTTTTAAACATTATATTCTTTTTTTTGAAGCCTTCAATTTAATAGGATAAATGGACAAATCGTGCATTTCATCCAAAAAAGCGTATTTCATCTAAAAGTAGGGTGCGGTACATCGATTTTTTATACTATTTCAACTTTCTGAAAGTTATAATAGTCCCAAATCATACTTAGACTTAAACCTGACAAAAACTTATGACATGTAAGGATTGCGGCAAAACTATTGGCCCCCAACAATATAAGGCATCCAAAGACTCTCTTGGCATTACACTTTGCGAAAGACACTCAAAGCTAATCAAGAGGGTAATACTGGATAACAACACCCCGCTTGAGGCTATACACCTATTTTATGCATTAAAGGAAGCCGGGGTCCATCCCATGTTGGAATGGTGGGACGGTAAAAAATCCGTGGATATTGCCATTTCGCGAGTTAAGCTCAATATAGAGATTGACAAAGATTACAACATGATAACCCATGAACAGGCCATAAATGATCTTGAAGATGCCATGCATTCCTTTAAAAATGGATTTACCACAGTCAGAATACCCCATTTGGCCATTAAATATTATTTGGACGAAACCGTAGAAAATATTTTGGGAATCATTTCTGGACTAAAAGCCAATATTAAAGCCATTTAGCCTATTGTAGATTTTACCTTTTCAATTTTTCCGACCTTGTGTGTTTGATACACACGAATTCCAAATTGGACCTTGATCTCACATCAATCTTATGGTCGGGTTCTTTGGGGGCTTTAACCCAACCATCCTTCGCGATCCAGACTTCGGTACTGTATGGCTTCGGAAATGTGATTTTCTTGAACTTGTTCGGATTGCTCCAAATCTGCAATGGTTCGGGACACCTTTAAAATACGATCATATGCTCTGGCCGATAGGTTGAGGCGTTGCATGGCTTCTTTTAATAAATTTTTAGAAGAAGGACCCAACTTACAATACGTACGAATTTGTTTGGTTCCCATTTGGGCGTTGTAATGGATACTTTCTATGTCCACAAACCTTTTGGTTTGGATTTCTCGAGCCGCCTCTACCCTTTTTCTTATTACAACGCTGCTTTCTCCCTTACGTTCATCGGACAATTTATCAAAAGGAACCGGAGTCACTTCAATGTGTATGTCTATCCTATCCAATAACGGGCCCGATATTTTGCTCAAATACCGTTGCATTTCTGCCGGCGATGAAGTAACCGGAGCGTCCGGATCGTTAAAATATCCTCCTGGACTTGGATTCATACTCGCTACTAGCATAAAACTACTGGGATAGGTGACCGTAAATTGCGCTCTGGCAATGGTCACTTCTCTATCTTCCATAGGTTGTCGCATTACTTCCAGCACCCGACGCTCGAATTCTGGGAGTTCATCCAAAAAAAGAACACCATTGTGCGATAAAGAGATCTCTCCCGGCTGAGGATAACTTCCTCCCCCTACCAAAGCGGCAGAACTTATGGTGTGATGTGGGTTTCTAAAAGGCC
It includes:
- the pxpA gene encoding 5-oxoprolinase subunit PxpA, whose amino-acid sequence is MDQFTIDINCDVGEGVGNEADILPFISSCNIACGGHAGDSETMGHVVALAKRHHVKVGSHPSYPDRINFGRKVMHISNHELSKSIKKQLADFDEVLKQQNVSLHHIKAHGALYNQTAKDEDLANVFLSAIDGYKDRAILYVPFDSVIAKIGEERGFKIWFEAFADRNYNRDLSLVSRKENNALIENPEAVLAHILLMIKKQEVLTIEEERHNIQAKTFCVHGDTVSALKILMYLSEKLPQNQVHLNS
- a CDS encoding Nramp family divalent metal transporter produces the protein MFKKIGPGVLVAAAFVGPGTITMCTLAGARFGYALIWTLVVSIIATIVLQGMAGRIGLVTQNGLVDVVRSELKTQWVKNMVIIIVLGAILIGNAAYEAGNIGGATLGLEQLLPQPQLKPFLPAFIGGIIFLLLWFSGYKTLEKIFVGLVGIMGVSFVVCAIITKPSIYGILKGMFVPRLPEDGLLTVIALVGTTVVPYNLFLHASLVKEKWKNKSDLKAVNWDTIVSIGLGGLVSIAILITASAAPISDINNALDMALALEPLFGKMAFLFMAAGLLAAGITSAITAPLAAAYVASSCFGWEGGMQNKKFKMVWGSIVLCGIVFLSFDIKPIEVIQFAQIANGILLPVMALLLLWIVNKKSVMGEHQNSVIQNVFGIAIVAFAIFLGAKSILKVIGLL